The following proteins are co-located in the Candidatus Nitrotoga sp. AM1P genome:
- the rplS gene encoding 50S ribosomal protein L19, with translation MNLIAILEQEEIARLGKVIPSFAPGDTVIVNVNVVEGERKRVQAYEGVVIAKRNRGLNSSFIVRKISASEGVERTFQTYSTAIASIEVKRRGDVRRAKLYYLRDRSGKSARIKEKLPNRKAV, from the coding sequence ATGAATCTTATCGCAATACTTGAACAAGAAGAAATTGCCCGTCTGGGCAAAGTAATCCCGAGCTTCGCCCCTGGCGACACTGTTATCGTCAATGTGAATGTGGTCGAAGGTGAACGCAAACGCGTGCAGGCTTATGAAGGCGTAGTGATTGCGAAGCGTAATCGTGGCTTGAATTCATCTTTCATCGTGCGGAAAATTTCCGCTAGTGAAGGCGTGGAGCGTACCTTTCAAACGTATTCGACAGCCATCGCCAGTATCGAAGTAAAACGTCGCGGTGATGTGCGTCGTGCCAAGCTGTACTACTTGCGTGACCGTTCCGGAAAGTCCGCACGTATCAAGGAAAAACTCCCTAATCGTAAAGCGGTTTAA